The Corynebacterium comes genome window below encodes:
- a CDS encoding aromatic ring-hydroxylating oxygenase subunit alpha codes for MTTTHEPLGGFATLVEDDRVAGALYTDPEIFQEEMERIFYKTWVWVAHESEIPEAGSFKTTQVGDQPVIVNRDRKGIFNTLLNRCRHRGATVCDQRNGKANGFTCPYHNWSYTLDGRLRGVPYPDGYEGVLDKKDFPLQKLRTESYLGMIFATFNEDAPPLEEHLGDAKIWMERFLKQSNGFPTKVIGIHKFRFRGNWKIQLENTTDGYHFPMVHKSWMASVDAETADMMSFMDDPAAETHALGNGHSVGIMAAAHLDLDIDDGTEEIQPRFQHLVDELEAAGESPERIRRYMRSMHGCGFNLNMFPNIAMSSAFFRVIIPISVNETEIWHMAIGMDGGPESVNQERLRIHEHFQGPFGFGSPDDAEGWDRVQIGAGGNPNMPIMVNRGLNREYNNDDNWPTSHVTDETGMREAYYMWKKMMSDD; via the coding sequence ATGACCACCACACACGAACCCCTGGGCGGTTTCGCTACCCTCGTCGAGGACGACCGGGTCGCCGGCGCGCTCTACACCGATCCCGAGATCTTCCAGGAGGAGATGGAACGGATCTTCTACAAGACCTGGGTTTGGGTCGCCCACGAGAGCGAGATCCCCGAGGCGGGCTCCTTCAAAACCACCCAGGTCGGCGACCAGCCCGTGATCGTGAACCGTGACCGCAAGGGCATCTTCAACACCCTTCTAAACCGTTGCCGCCACCGCGGTGCCACCGTCTGCGACCAGCGCAACGGCAAGGCCAACGGTTTCACCTGCCCCTACCACAACTGGTCCTACACCCTGGACGGCCGTCTGCGCGGTGTCCCTTACCCGGACGGGTACGAGGGTGTACTGGACAAAAAGGATTTCCCGCTCCAGAAGCTGCGCACCGAGTCCTACCTGGGCATGATCTTCGCCACCTTCAACGAGGATGCCCCTCCGCTGGAGGAGCACCTGGGTGACGCCAAGATCTGGATGGAGCGCTTCCTCAAGCAGTCCAACGGCTTCCCCACCAAGGTCATCGGAATCCACAAGTTCCGGTTCCGGGGCAACTGGAAGATCCAGCTGGAAAACACCACCGACGGATACCACTTCCCCATGGTCCACAAGTCCTGGATGGCCTCCGTCGACGCAGAGACCGCCGACATGATGTCCTTCATGGACGATCCGGCCGCCGAAACCCATGCGCTGGGCAACGGGCACAGCGTGGGCATCATGGCCGCCGCGCATCTGGACCTGGACATCGACGACGGCACCGAGGAGATTCAGCCCCGTTTCCAGCACCTGGTGGACGAGCTCGAGGCCGCCGGTGAGTCCCCGGAGCGGATCCGCCGCTACATGCGTTCCATGCACGGCTGCGGTTTCAACCTGAACATGTTCCCCAACATCGCGATGTCCTCCGCCTTCTTCCGGGTCATCATCCCGATCTCCGTCAATGAGACCGAGATCTGGCACATGGCCATCGGCATGGACGGTGGCCCGGAGAGCGTGAACCAGGAGCGGCTCCGGATCCACGAGCACTTCCAGGGCCCCTTCGGCTTCGGCAGCCCCGACGACGCAGAGGGCTGGGATCGCGTCCAGATCGGCGCCGGCGGCAACCCGAACATGCCGATCATGGTCAACCGCGGACTGAACCGCGAGTACAACAACGACGACAACTGGCCCACCTCGCATGTCACCGATGAGACGGGCATGCGCGAGGCCTACTACATGTGGAAGAAGATGATGAGCGATGACTAA
- a CDS encoding aromatic-ring-hydroxylating dioxygenase subunit beta has translation MTNSLLTRQTAMLSDERVLRAIELIWKEAALLDAKDYPAWEELFTDESHYVVPIDPDTEDYASSLNMIYDDKRMRRLRVERMMQGYAPSAVAAARTARVVSTFVVRSVTDEEVVIRSTQVLTAFKRNAYQTLGAELTHTIALSDDGDRIAEKVARLINSEDAVSAAGFLI, from the coding sequence ATGACTAATTCCCTCCTGACCCGACAGACGGCAATGCTTTCCGACGAGCGCGTGCTCCGCGCCATCGAGCTCATCTGGAAGGAGGCAGCCCTCCTGGACGCCAAGGACTACCCCGCCTGGGAAGAGCTGTTCACCGACGAATCCCACTACGTCGTGCCCATCGACCCGGACACCGAGGACTACGCCTCCTCGCTCAACATGATCTACGACGACAAGCGTATGCGCCGCCTCCGCGTCGAGCGCATGATGCAGGGTTACGCCCCCTCCGCCGTGGCCGCCGCCCGGACGGCACGGGTGGTGTCCACTTTCGTGGTCAGGTCCGTCACCGACGAAGAGGTGGTCATCCGTTCCACCCAGGTGCTCACCGCCTTCAAGCGCAACGCCTACCAGACCCTCGGGGCCGAACTCACGCACACCATCGCGCTGTCCGACGATGGTGACCGTATCGCTGAGAAGGTCGCCCGCCTCATCAACAGTGAAGATGCCGTCAGTGCCGCCGGCTTCCTCATCTAG
- a CDS encoding SDR family NAD(P)-dependent oxidoreductase, protein MTDTARANGVAVVTGAAGGMGQEIARRLHDDGHRVCLADIAQEKAQELADELSPDGSTACAIRLDVSRREDFVKALDTLTDQWATPTILVNNAAVTRAADLMTLSEQDFNQVLTTNVDSIFFGCQVFGAAMAEAGYGRIINMASLAGQNGGTATGGHYAASKGAILTTTKIFARELAGQGVTVNAISPGPHDLPIVHQTVPAEKLDQVIAGIPVRRLGDPAFIAKTVSLLADEDAAFVTGACWDINGGLYVR, encoded by the coding sequence ATGACTGACACAGCACGTGCGAATGGCGTCGCGGTGGTCACCGGCGCCGCCGGGGGCATGGGGCAGGAGATCGCGCGCCGACTCCACGACGACGGTCACCGGGTCTGCCTGGCTGACATCGCGCAGGAGAAGGCGCAGGAGCTGGCCGACGAGCTCTCCCCCGACGGGTCCACCGCCTGTGCCATCCGGTTGGATGTCTCCCGGCGCGAGGATTTCGTCAAAGCACTGGACACCCTCACCGACCAGTGGGCGACCCCCACCATCCTGGTCAACAACGCCGCGGTGACCCGTGCGGCTGACCTGATGACTCTTTCGGAGCAGGATTTCAATCAGGTGCTCACCACAAACGTGGACAGCATCTTCTTCGGGTGCCAGGTCTTCGGCGCCGCCATGGCCGAGGCCGGCTACGGCCGCATCATTAACATGGCCTCCCTGGCCGGGCAGAACGGCGGAACGGCCACCGGCGGACATTACGCCGCCTCAAAGGGTGCGATCCTCACCACCACCAAGATCTTCGCCCGCGAGCTGGCGGGGCAGGGCGTGACCGTCAACGCCATCTCACCGGGGCCGCATGATCTGCCGATCGTCCACCAGACCGTGCCCGCTGAGAAGCTCGACCAGGTGATCGCCGGCATCCCGGTCCGCCGCCTGGGGGATCCCGCCTTCATCGCGAAAACAGTGTCGCTGCTGGCGGACGAGGACGCGGCGTTCGTCACGGGCGCCTGCTGGGACATCAACGGCGGCCTCTACGTCCGCTGA
- a CDS encoding PDR/VanB family oxidoreductase: MSLIDVVVSDIVQETPTIKSFYLTLPDGSPVGHYSPGAHIDVVGPTSLTRQYSLCGRPDGDDAYLFAVKREEGGRGGSEALHELQVGDRLKVSEPRNLMTIAEEGAHHVLVAGGIGITPMLSLSRYMDVRGISFELHYYARSEEEAAFLPILTEKCPDKLHTHLGVDRDTQGKNLASMVDGLPEGTHLYVCGPAPFMDQVRMVAAEKLPEDAIHFENFKPAETGGDQENTEFDVELEGETYHVPADRSIVEVLNEAGCDIATSCEEGICGTCIMEVLEGTPEHRDSVLTKSEREAGETMAVCVSRTRDPKLVLEYF; the protein is encoded by the coding sequence ATGTCTCTCATTGACGTTGTGGTCTCGGACATTGTCCAGGAGACCCCCACCATCAAGTCGTTCTACCTCACGCTGCCAGACGGCAGTCCGGTGGGACACTACTCCCCCGGCGCGCACATCGACGTCGTCGGACCGACTTCATTGACCCGGCAGTACTCCTTGTGCGGCCGCCCGGACGGTGATGACGCATACCTCTTCGCGGTCAAACGCGAGGAAGGCGGCCGCGGCGGATCAGAGGCGCTCCATGAGCTTCAGGTCGGTGACAGACTCAAGGTCTCCGAACCCCGGAACCTCATGACGATTGCCGAGGAGGGGGCACACCATGTGCTGGTCGCCGGCGGAATCGGCATCACCCCGATGCTCAGTCTCTCCCGGTACATGGATGTCCGCGGCATCAGCTTCGAGCTGCATTACTATGCCCGCAGCGAGGAGGAGGCAGCCTTCCTGCCTATCCTCACCGAGAAGTGCCCCGATAAGCTCCACACCCACCTCGGCGTGGACCGGGACACCCAGGGTAAGAATCTGGCGAGCATGGTGGATGGTCTGCCGGAGGGTACCCACCTCTATGTCTGCGGCCCCGCCCCGTTCATGGACCAGGTCCGCATGGTTGCCGCCGAGAAGCTACCCGAGGACGCCATCCACTTCGAGAACTTCAAGCCGGCGGAAACCGGGGGAGATCAGGAGAACACGGAGTTTGACGTGGAACTGGAAGGCGAAACCTACCATGTTCCCGCGGACCGCTCGATCGTCGAGGTGCTCAACGAGGCCGGGTGCGACATCGCCACCTCCTGCGAGGAGGGGATCTGCGGCACCTGCATCATGGAGGTGCTGGAGGGAACCCCGGAACACCGGGACAGCGTCCTGACGAAGTCGGAGCGCGAAGCCGGCGAAACCATGGCGGTATGTGTCTCCCGGACCCGGGACCCGAAGCTCGTGCTCGAGTACTTCTGA
- the dctP gene encoding TRAP transporter substrate-binding protein DctP, whose product MRPHTSAGRRWLAPLAAIPVLLAGCSPAGTSTTADGGREEVTLTLATSFNRTHSNNDGMWMFIENLRENAPWITVEYKGGPEVMAPNVLIEGVSAGVFDMGSLPGDYYVDQLPAMEVPRFTPYSPMKERELGITGIYDEIHRDQLGITYLGHTVAGMPQVLLVDSPITDANLQGKSLRTSSATSGMVQAMGGVPVDLPGGEVYTALERGVVSGASWAAVGPSSLGLQEVTGYHVAPRFYESVANLVMNERTWEDLDPETRQAITDTITETEPEIFEHFMNKAVSETREWEDAGVQETMLSEDEANRVFELAYRTGWEELDWDAILATTPDAAQLKRAYEDGMTGNLADVVPGGATVDRTVEQIEQLKEKS is encoded by the coding sequence ATGCGACCACATACCTCGGCCGGGCGACGCTGGTTGGCGCCGCTGGCGGCCATACCCGTGCTTCTTGCGGGGTGCTCCCCGGCGGGCACCTCCACTACGGCGGACGGCGGGCGGGAGGAGGTGACCCTGACGCTGGCCACGAGCTTCAACCGAACGCACTCCAACAACGACGGCATGTGGATGTTCATTGAGAACCTCCGGGAGAACGCCCCGTGGATTACCGTCGAGTACAAGGGCGGACCAGAGGTGATGGCGCCGAATGTCCTGATTGAAGGGGTATCCGCCGGAGTCTTCGACATGGGGTCGCTGCCCGGTGACTACTACGTGGACCAGCTGCCGGCCATGGAGGTTCCCCGCTTCACCCCGTACTCCCCCATGAAGGAACGGGAACTCGGGATCACCGGGATCTACGACGAGATCCATCGGGACCAGCTGGGCATCACCTACCTGGGCCACACCGTGGCCGGTATGCCACAGGTGCTGCTTGTGGACAGCCCGATCACGGACGCCAACCTGCAGGGCAAATCCCTCCGCACCTCCTCAGCCACCTCCGGCATGGTCCAGGCGATGGGTGGAGTGCCGGTGGACCTGCCGGGCGGCGAGGTCTACACCGCCCTGGAACGCGGCGTGGTCTCCGGCGCCAGCTGGGCGGCAGTGGGGCCGAGCAGTCTGGGCCTGCAGGAGGTGACCGGCTACCACGTGGCCCCGCGTTTCTACGAGTCCGTGGCCAACCTGGTCATGAACGAGCGGACCTGGGAAGACCTGGATCCGGAGACCCGTCAGGCGATCACCGACACCATCACGGAGACCGAACCGGAGATCTTCGAGCACTTCATGAACAAGGCGGTCTCGGAGACCCGGGAATGGGAGGACGCCGGTGTGCAGGAGACCATGTTGAGTGAGGATGAGGCGAACCGCGTCTTCGAGCTGGCCTACCGCACCGGCTGGGAGGAGCTTGACTGGGACGCCATCCTGGCCACCACGCCGGATGCGGCTCAACTCAAGCGGGCATACGAAGACGGCATGACCGGGAATCTGGCCGACGTTGTGCCCGGGGGCGCCACCGTCGACCGCACCGTTGAGCAGATCGAGCAGCTCAAGGAAAAGTCATGA
- a CDS encoding TRAP transporter small permease → MSSPRRDEHITPVDLGGSAETPHDLSLLPGRALLPQRLLQGIGAAVLLAMAVLVTVAVIMRYLGNGIIGAVEIASMCMVVITVLVIPAATVADENFRVEVADFFAGEKTMAGLNVLSIIVQVVVSVFLAIAAVDLLIHDINTLTTMGGELSLPRWWLSLPVALGFIGVVYSTILVALRIRRDPLPHTALPKD, encoded by the coding sequence ATGAGTTCACCGCGGCGCGATGAGCACATCACACCCGTCGATCTCGGCGGATCTGCGGAAACCCCGCATGACCTGTCCCTCCTCCCGGGCCGGGCGCTGCTCCCCCAACGCCTCCTCCAGGGAATCGGGGCCGCGGTCCTGCTGGCGATGGCTGTGCTGGTCACCGTGGCGGTGATCATGCGCTACCTGGGGAACGGAATCATCGGCGCGGTGGAGATCGCCTCGATGTGCATGGTGGTCATCACCGTGCTGGTCATTCCGGCCGCCACCGTTGCCGACGAGAACTTCCGGGTGGAGGTCGCCGACTTCTTCGCCGGGGAGAAGACGATGGCGGGGTTGAACGTCCTGAGCATCATCGTCCAGGTCGTGGTGTCAGTCTTCCTGGCGATAGCGGCGGTGGATCTGCTCATCCACGACATCAACACCCTGACCACCATGGGTGGCGAACTGTCCCTGCCACGTTGGTGGCTGTCCCTGCCGGTGGCCCTGGGCTTCATCGGCGTCGTCTACTCCACGATTCTGGTCGCCCTCCGCATCCGGCGGGATCCGCTTCCCCACACCGCACTCCCGAAGGACTGA
- a CDS encoding TRAP transporter large permease, which produces MEWFIFLPVFIFALIAVLLLRIPVAFGMLAVGIVSCFLIFGSFSAASKLVGLSVISSVNSFTFSAIPLFILMGEILFRSKIAQEALAEISVLMRGVPGRLPMVAVAGGGAFGLLSGSSLANTALFSRTLLPQMRDAGYNRDLSAGSILASGGLAMVLPPSALGILWGGIAQVPIGPLMMAGIIPGILMGVGYVIIVLWRSRGDNDVHDEDASRRAPTEVIRGFFTRLLVPGIIALVILGLIFFGVATPTESAALGATASVIVAAVIGRLTPGELWRAAVASVRTTTTIFFLVMASTLYSQIMAYMGATQGLVNWLTESVTNGVAMMVIIIILLVILSAFIDQASIMMITAPLLMPIAAQFGWNGIWFSILVLVTLQIGNISPPFGMGLFVMKSTAPWLPMSVLYRAAIPWIVSDLVVVAVLALFPWLVLVIPNLMG; this is translated from the coding sequence ATGGAATGGTTCATTTTTCTCCCCGTCTTCATATTCGCGCTCATCGCCGTTCTACTGCTGCGCATCCCGGTCGCCTTCGGCATGCTGGCGGTCGGCATCGTCTCCTGTTTCCTGATCTTCGGCAGCTTCTCCGCGGCCTCCAAACTGGTCGGATTGAGCGTGATCAGTTCAGTCAACAGCTTCACCTTCTCCGCCATCCCGCTGTTCATCCTGATGGGTGAGATCCTCTTCCGCTCGAAGATAGCCCAGGAGGCGCTCGCGGAGATTTCGGTGCTCATGCGGGGGGTGCCCGGTCGGCTTCCCATGGTGGCGGTCGCCGGTGGTGGCGCATTCGGTCTGCTCTCCGGCTCTTCGCTGGCCAACACCGCGCTGTTTTCCCGGACTCTCCTGCCGCAGATGCGTGACGCTGGCTACAACCGCGATCTGTCAGCCGGGTCCATTCTCGCCTCCGGTGGTCTGGCCATGGTCCTGCCGCCCAGTGCCCTCGGAATCCTGTGGGGTGGCATCGCCCAGGTTCCCATCGGACCCCTGATGATGGCGGGGATCATCCCGGGCATCCTGATGGGCGTCGGCTACGTGATCATCGTGCTCTGGCGGAGCCGGGGCGACAACGACGTCCACGACGAGGACGCATCCCGACGAGCGCCCACCGAGGTGATCAGAGGATTCTTCACAAGACTGCTGGTGCCGGGCATCATCGCCCTCGTGATCCTGGGCCTCATCTTCTTCGGGGTCGCCACCCCGACCGAATCGGCGGCGTTGGGGGCCACCGCCAGCGTGATCGTCGCCGCAGTGATCGGTCGCCTGACTCCCGGGGAGCTGTGGCGGGCGGCGGTGGCCTCCGTGCGCACCACCACCACCATCTTCTTCCTGGTGATGGCTTCCACCCTGTATTCACAGATCATGGCTTACATGGGAGCGACCCAGGGACTGGTCAACTGGCTGACCGAATCGGTGACCAATGGAGTGGCCATGATGGTGATCATCATCATCCTGCTGGTCATCCTGAGCGCCTTCATCGACCAGGCCTCGATCATGATGATCACCGCTCCCCTGCTCATGCCGATCGCAGCCCAGTTCGGGTGGAACGGCATCTGGTTCTCCATCCTGGTGCTTGTCACCCTGCAGATCGGTAACATCTCCCCGCCATTCGGTATGGGACTGTTCGTCATGAAGTCGACCGCGCCATGGCTCCCAATGTCCGTGCTGTACCGGGCGGCGATCCCGTGGATCGTCTCGGACCTCGTGGTCGTGGCGGTCCTGGCGCTCTTCCCCTGGCTCGTGCTGGTGATCCCGAACCTCATGGGATGA
- a CDS encoding response regulator transcription factor produces MPQNIDSVPATRVYVVDDDSELCESVEWLLDSAAIACTICNSADEFLEKFDPDSPACLVLDVRMPRMSGTRLQERLNEIAPHVAIIFVSAHGDINMSVSTMKAGAQDFLEKPYDPQQLIDAVQLGVDNAAQRYLLHSQERRLSEKINLLTSREREVLVLVIEGLPSQTIARRLGMSVKTVDVHRTRIKAKTDADSIGTLVRDILRYQVEVA; encoded by the coding sequence GTGCCCCAGAACATCGATTCAGTTCCGGCCACCCGGGTCTACGTCGTAGACGACGACTCGGAATTGTGTGAGTCAGTAGAGTGGCTCCTCGACAGCGCGGCAATCGCCTGCACCATCTGCAACAGCGCCGATGAGTTCCTCGAGAAGTTCGACCCCGACAGCCCCGCCTGCCTCGTCCTCGACGTCCGTATGCCCCGCATGAGCGGCACCCGCCTGCAGGAGCGACTCAATGAGATCGCCCCGCACGTGGCCATCATCTTCGTCTCGGCGCACGGGGACATCAACATGTCCGTGTCCACGATGAAAGCGGGCGCGCAGGATTTCCTGGAGAAGCCCTACGACCCCCAGCAGCTTATCGACGCCGTCCAGCTCGGCGTGGACAATGCTGCCCAGCGCTATCTGCTGCATTCCCAGGAGCGCAGGCTGTCCGAGAAAATCAATCTGCTCACCAGCCGGGAACGTGAGGTACTGGTGCTGGTCATTGAAGGACTGCCCAGTCAGACCATCGCCCGACGTCTGGGTATGAGCGTCAAGACCGTCGACGTGCACCGCACCCGCATCAAGGCCAAGACCGACGCGGACTCCATCGGCACTCTGGTGCGCGACATCCTGCGTTACCAGGTGGAGGTCGCTTAA
- a CDS encoding amidase has translation MNSTYRNRDISEQVRAIHSGEITISELSSAVRTDITRYEDRLKAWVALADMSVPFPPSSPEVDDSAGARPLEGVSIGVKDIIDVAGLPTRSGSAVTSALSAEADAACVARFRELGAVIQGKTVTTEFGYFSPGLTVNPWDHECTPGGSSSGSAAAVGANTIALALGTQTAGSLTRPASFCGAAGMVLAAGSTPMAGVNGMSETLDSLGMITRTVADLAYVYSAFAGQDVDRPEDSAASGMKLHIWHGSEVLPLAPQMQDLLREVPRIAADIGVDHKDLDWNDHVVTLTADHRTVMGYEAARTLAGVQAEHEAELSPQLLELLRGGAEIQDQDYREALIRRDISRRALERLLGPDGVIIGPAAQGPALNRCNGTGSPDLSRAWQLLGLPVVVVPGARSTTGMPLGLQLIGLPGSEQRLLTLGQLLEKRLRRLPSFSEHTSQPTLKDLTW, from the coding sequence ATGAATTCCACCTACCGGAATCGGGACATCAGCGAGCAAGTGAGGGCCATCCACAGCGGTGAGATCACGATCTCTGAACTCTCGTCAGCGGTCCGCACCGATATCACCCGCTACGAAGACCGCCTCAAGGCCTGGGTCGCCCTGGCGGATATGAGCGTTCCGTTCCCTCCTTCCTCCCCTGAGGTCGATGACTCCGCCGGTGCACGCCCGCTGGAAGGCGTGTCTATCGGGGTCAAGGACATCATCGACGTCGCCGGCCTTCCCACCCGCTCAGGGTCAGCCGTGACCTCTGCCCTCTCCGCTGAGGCTGACGCCGCCTGCGTGGCCAGGTTCCGCGAACTCGGTGCCGTAATTCAGGGCAAGACGGTGACCACTGAATTCGGTTATTTCTCGCCCGGACTGACCGTCAACCCGTGGGACCACGAGTGCACACCAGGTGGTTCCTCCAGTGGTTCGGCGGCAGCCGTGGGCGCTAACACCATCGCTCTTGCCCTCGGCACCCAGACCGCGGGGTCCCTGACCCGTCCTGCATCCTTCTGCGGTGCCGCTGGCATGGTGCTGGCAGCCGGGTCCACCCCCATGGCCGGGGTGAACGGGATGAGCGAGACCCTGGACTCCCTGGGTATGATCACCCGCACCGTCGCTGATCTGGCTTATGTCTACTCTGCTTTCGCGGGTCAGGATGTTGACCGCCCGGAGGACTCTGCTGCCTCCGGGATGAAACTGCATATCTGGCACGGCTCTGAAGTCCTGCCGCTGGCCCCGCAGATGCAGGACCTTCTCCGGGAGGTTCCGCGGATCGCCGCCGACATCGGGGTTGATCACAAGGATCTCGACTGGAACGATCACGTGGTCACCTTGACCGCGGATCACCGCACGGTGATGGGTTACGAGGCTGCGCGCACGCTGGCAGGCGTCCAGGCGGAACACGAGGCCGAACTCAGCCCGCAGCTTCTGGAGCTGCTCCGCGGGGGTGCGGAGATCCAGGACCAGGATTACCGGGAAGCCCTGATCCGCCGGGACATTTCCCGGCGCGCGTTGGAGCGGTTGCTTGGACCCGATGGCGTGATCATCGGTCCCGCTGCCCAGGGGCCGGCCCTCAACCGTTGCAACGGCACCGGTTCCCCGGACCTCAGCCGTGCGTGGCAGCTGCTTGGTCTGCCGGTCGTCGTCGTTCCGGGTGCGCGGTCCACCACCGGAATGCCGCTTGGGCTGCAGCTGATCGGGCTGCCCGGTTCCGAGCAACGGCTGCTCACCCTCGGGCAGCTCCTGGAGAAGCGGTTGCGCAGGCTGCCGTCATTTTCCGAGCACACTTCTCAACCGACGCTGAAGGATCTGACATGGTAA
- a CDS encoding MFS transporter, with the protein MTVTAQPTGKVKSAEADRATQDRHRPTARAWVIVGLLVVFQIIAFADKAVLGLVAPQAMPDLGLSPTQFGFIGSAFFFLYAIVSVITGILASKFSVRWIILALGMVWAVMQFPMLLGGGAAVLLATRIILGGAEGPATAMSLTSAHTWFHSSRRALPSNLIAIGSTMGPVFAAPFIAWVIGIWGWRWAFGALGIIGLVWITIWLIFGGDGPYSARATKAAGLREDAAAPTAEKRENDSDAVDQQKPVNIWYALFSLAFLAALLGGASNFWVQGFLTTWLPQYLDTVVGLSLSQVGVYTTFPWVLGALVLLVLGGLGQRLLKQGRSAHVAIAVPFGLSTAVAGLAFLLVPATPAAFAVPLLTIAGGCSLVFPMSAAAVGYAVGPKQRPIMMATLGGFAAFGAIISPILVGWLMSAAGYQTPAKGVEPSAAMIAAMTEGVHSAFLITGVFLVVAGLLAALLLRPERLGRRLQEHHVKADS; encoded by the coding sequence ATGACAGTAACAGCACAGCCGACGGGCAAGGTGAAGTCGGCGGAAGCAGACCGTGCAACCCAAGATCGGCACCGTCCCACGGCCCGCGCCTGGGTCATCGTCGGCCTACTGGTGGTCTTCCAGATCATCGCGTTCGCAGACAAAGCAGTCCTGGGTCTTGTGGCACCCCAGGCCATGCCCGACCTCGGGCTGAGCCCCACACAGTTCGGATTCATCGGAAGCGCCTTCTTCTTCCTGTACGCCATCGTTTCGGTGATCACCGGCATCCTGGCCTCCAAGTTCTCCGTCCGCTGGATCATCCTGGCGCTGGGTATGGTCTGGGCAGTGATGCAGTTCCCGATGCTCCTCGGTGGCGGAGCTGCGGTACTCCTCGCCACCCGCATCATTCTCGGTGGAGCGGAGGGGCCGGCAACCGCAATGTCCCTGACGTCCGCCCACACCTGGTTCCACTCTTCGCGCCGCGCGCTGCCGTCCAACCTGATCGCCATCGGCTCCACTATGGGGCCGGTCTTCGCCGCCCCCTTCATTGCCTGGGTAATCGGTATATGGGGCTGGCGCTGGGCTTTCGGTGCCCTCGGAATCATAGGTCTGGTGTGGATCACGATCTGGCTGATTTTCGGTGGCGACGGACCCTACAGCGCCCGGGCGACAAAGGCTGCCGGCCTGCGAGAGGATGCGGCGGCGCCCACCGCTGAAAAACGAGAAAATGACTCTGATGCTGTGGACCAACAGAAGCCCGTCAACATCTGGTACGCGTTGTTCAGCCTGGCCTTCCTGGCGGCTCTGCTGGGCGGAGCCTCCAACTTCTGGGTGCAGGGCTTCCTGACCACCTGGCTCCCGCAATACCTCGACACCGTGGTTGGACTTTCCCTGTCCCAGGTGGGCGTCTACACCACCTTCCCGTGGGTCCTCGGCGCACTTGTCCTGCTGGTGCTGGGCGGGCTCGGTCAGCGTCTGCTGAAGCAGGGCCGTTCCGCTCATGTGGCCATCGCAGTTCCCTTCGGCCTGTCGACGGCAGTCGCCGGCCTCGCTTTCCTGCTGGTGCCGGCTACTCCCGCCGCTTTCGCGGTGCCCCTGTTGACGATTGCCGGTGGTTGCAGCCTGGTCTTCCCGATGTCCGCCGCTGCTGTCGGCTATGCGGTCGGACCTAAGCAGCGACCGATCATGATGGCCACCCTCGGCGGTTTCGCAGCCTTCGGCGCCATCATCTCCCCGATCCTGGTGGGCTGGCTGATGAGTGCCGCGGGCTACCAGACCCCCGCCAAGGGCGTGGAACCGTCGGCGGCGATGATCGCCGCAATGACGGAAGGCGTGCACTCCGCATTCCTGATCACCGGTGTGTTCCTGGTCGTCGCGGGCCTGCTGGCAGCCCTCTTGCTCCGGCCGGAGCGGCTGGGCCGTCGACTTCAGGAACACCACGTCAAGGCTGACTCGTAG